A stretch of DNA from Deltaproteobacteria bacterium:
AGGCCACCAGTTTTCCCGCCCAGAGCATCCCGATATAATCTGCAATCTTGAAGGTACTTTGAATATCATGACTGACAACGATGAAGGTACATTTCGAACGTTGCTGCATCTCCAGGATCAGGTTATCGATCGAATCGGCCGTCACCGGATCAAGCCCCGATGAAGGTTCGTCGAAAACGACAATGTGGGGCTCCAGGGCAATGGCCCGGGCCAGCCCCACCCGGTTCCGCTGCCCACCGGAAAGTTCCGAAGGCCACCGGCAATCGGAATTGGCCATCCCCACGGCGGCCAGTTTTTCGGCAACAATCTCACGGATTTCATCCTCCGGCAGGTTCCGATGCTCCCGTAAGGGAAAGGCCACATTCTCCCCCACGGACATGGAGTCGAAAAGTGCCCCGTTCTGAAAAAGGACGCCGAACTTCTTCCGGAACTCGTAGAGTTCTCCGGGAGGCATACGGGAAATCACCTCTCCGTCAACAATGACCTCCCCGGCATCGGGCTTCATCAGACCGACTAAAAGCTTGATGAAGATGCTCTTGCCCGTACCGGACGGCCCGATAATCATGGTGATCTTCCCCTCGGGAATCACGCATGAGACATCATCGAGGACCACAAGGTCATCGAAGGCCTTGCTGACATGACGGTATTCAATCATAATTACATAAACATGATCTGCGTCAGGACAATATTGATAAAAACGACCGCCGTGGACATCCGGACCACGGCAAGGTTTGTCGCCACCCCCACTCCCCTGGCCCCGCCCGAGGCGGTATAGCCGCTGTAACAGGAGACGGTCGTTACGATCGCTCCGAAGACCGACCCCTTGACCATCCCCTTCAGCAGATCCTGAATCGTAATATTGGCGAACACAAGATCCATGAAGGCGCTTCCATTCAGATGGAGTTGAAAAACCGCCACGAGATATGCTGCAAGAGTACTCACAAAATAGGTAACCACCACCAGGAGCGGAAGAACCAGAATGGCAGCGAGAATCCGTGGAAGGATCATGTAGGGATAGGGATTGACCCCCATCACCTCAAGGGCGTCGATCTGTTTCCCGATCCGCATGCTCCCGATCCTCGCCGCCATTTGCGTTCCCGCCTTGGCCCCGGCAATCAGCCCGGCAATCATGGGGGAAAGTTCGCGGATATTCGCTACGGCTACGAACATTCCCACCAAGTCCTGTGCCCCGAACTTCTTGAAGATGACATACCCTTCCACGCAGAGATTCATGCCGATGAAGGCCGCCACCGGGAAGAGGACCGGCAGGGACCGGCTGCCGATCGTGTTCATCTCATCAATGAAGTTTAGAAAATAGAACTTCCGGGAAAAAAGGCTCCGGACCGACTCCATGAGAAAGAAGGCAAACCGGCCGAACTCCTCGAAGAGAAAATCAAGAAGCCCGCGGGACTGGAGGGAGGGTAAGGCCATATTTGCATCCTAGAAACTGAAGCCGAAAAAGGCTGTCGTCAGGAAATAGTTCATCACCATGATGGAAACCACCGAAGAGACGACGGTATCGTTCGTCGCCTGCCCCACACCGGCCGCCCCGTCCCGGACATGGAAACCGTAATAACAGGAGATGAGGATCACCAGGAGCCCGAAACAGGCCGCCTTGATAATTCCGCCGCTAATGTCCGTCATGCTCAACCATTTGAAAAGGTTCCCCATGAAACCACCGCCGTTGGAGCCTTGCACCATCACCGTGATGACATAGCCGCCCATGATCCCCGTAAAGGTGCCGATCAGGGTTAATATGGGGGTAATCAGGAGACCCGCCAGCATGCGCGGGACAATGAGGGCCTTATAGGGATTGACGGCCATGACCTCATA
This window harbors:
- a CDS encoding ABC transporter permease, which encodes MALPSLQSRGLLDFLFEEFGRFAFFLMESVRSLFSRKFYFLNFIDEMNTIGSRSLPVLFPVAAFIGMNLCVEGYVIFKKFGAQDLVGMFVAVANIRELSPMIAGLIAGAKAGTQMAARIGSMRIGKQIDALEVMGVNPYPYMILPRILAAILVLPLLVVVTYFVSTLAAYLVAVFQLHLNGSAFMDLVFANITIQDLLKGMVKGSVFGAIVTTVSCYSGYTASGGARGVGVATNLAVVRMSTAVVFINIVLTQIMFM
- a CDS encoding ABC transporter ATP-binding protein; translation: MIEYRHVSKAFDDLVVLDDVSCVIPEGKITMIIGPSGTGKSIFIKLLVGLMKPDAGEVIVDGEVISRMPPGELYEFRKKFGVLFQNGALFDSMSVGENVAFPLREHRNLPEDEIREIVAEKLAAVGMANSDCRWPSELSGGQRNRVGLARAIALEPHIVVFDEPSSGLDPVTADSIDNLILEMQQRSKCTFIVVSHDIQSTFKIADYIGMLWAGKLVAFGSKEEVRTMDNDVLKQFFGRSSEGPIQIVPPVCES
- a CDS encoding ABC transporter permease — encoded protein: MEWAAEMITRYFPVVPALGRIARFFLDVLFAVFSPKFYFRNLLEQMERMCVHCMVPILFVLAPMGAVMAMESLKVFAIFGATTMTSSLLSVTLFREIAPVMTAIMVASQTGAEIAAELGAMRVKGEIDAYEVMAVNPYKALIVPRMLAGLLITPILTLIGTFTGIMGGYVITVMVQGSNGGGFMGNLFKWLSMTDISGGIIKAACFGLLVILISCYYGFHVRDGAAGVGQATNDTVVSSVVSIMVMNYFLTTAFFGFSF